One Fulvitalea axinellae genomic window carries:
- a CDS encoding thiol-disulfide oxidoreductase DCC family protein, whose protein sequence is MTTSNPTVLFDGVCNLCDKTVRFVIRHDRKAKIKFASLQSATGQKLLERHGLPVQDFETFVFIEDGRAYTKSTAALKVLSTLGGGWKVLAAFRFVPEKIRDFAYLWIAKRRYKLFGKKEVCELPLPSVRERFLG, encoded by the coding sequence TTGACCACATCAAACCCCACCGTACTTTTCGACGGAGTCTGCAATCTTTGTGACAAGACCGTCCGCTTTGTGATTCGCCACGACCGCAAGGCGAAGATAAAATTCGCCTCGCTACAATCAGCCACCGGACAAAAGTTGCTGGAACGGCACGGACTTCCGGTTCAGGATTTCGAAACGTTTGTGTTTATAGAAGACGGGCGGGCCTACACCAAATCCACGGCTGCTCTAAAAGTTCTTTCCACTCTCGGCGGAGGATGGAAAGTATTGGCCGCGTTTCGGTTTGTCCCTGAAAAAATACGGGACTTCGCCTATTTGTGGATAGCGAAAAGAAGGTATAAGCTATTCGGGAAAAAAGAGGTTTGCGAGCTTCCGTTACCCAGCGTGAGGGAAAGATTTTTGGGGTGA